Proteins encoded within one genomic window of Mycolicibacterium aubagnense:
- a CDS encoding cellulase family glycosylhydrolase gives MTVSAGLCGVGGLAGALGIWAALTSGTAVAYADNGSGHDAAGSPKGSTASSTPHAASDSSTKRADRPANPTAKTESAQGTAADHSSHHTPNPVAAKPKPATTSAATPSAPKTSHASPVAAQTTATSTTVAAAALPSTVTPAAPTAVPAPPNNPAAWFQALIYNPLRTGLEGWINSPLGQGVDGVINRLAGTYVIGNGRTGTVGAPNGTAGGWLVGDGGAGWDSTQAGISGGNGGAAGLLGNGGRGGAGGAGSSGGNGGAGGLLMGIGGRGGDGGAQAGGTGGFGGKGGNGAGLLFGAGGGGGQGGDGADGGRGGNGGNGTFVLGIGGTGGDAGNSGVGGGSTGLPALGGAGGTAGLLGNHGAVGTSGTGAVLIQAGANSSMLSVTPTGVWLTNSDGQVVLLHGFNEVYKLAPYEPSASGFSADDAAFLAANGFNVVRLGVIWAGVEPEPGVYDAAYVTSIQQTVQMLAAHGIYTIIDMHQDLYSASLGGEGAPEWATQTGGRPNQGFGFPGSYYLNPAETTAWDSFWNNSNAANGNGLEDNYAKAWETVAAAVAGNNSVIGYDIMNEPFPGTSWLPTLLGSPFYADQQLTPMYNQVAAAIRAVDPNTALFVEPANPAVSEIPAILGAPVQLGTINDANVVLAFHDYCAGSATSSICGWLANQQASTANAYGKANNMPVFMDEFGASNAPSDLQAEMSAAAGYLMSWSEWAYSGVGDITTSGSTNGESVVYNPALPPTGSNVNTTSLQTLAAPYPQAVSGTPLGFSNTNGAFTFSYSTAKADTSGNFAVGAQSTISVPAVAYPNGYTVAVTGGHVVSPANAPTLVIASDTDTGVIQVVVTAAP, from the coding sequence ATGACGGTAAGCGCCGGTCTGTGCGGCGTCGGCGGATTGGCAGGGGCCCTCGGCATCTGGGCAGCGCTGACCAGCGGGACCGCGGTCGCATACGCCGACAACGGTTCCGGCCACGATGCGGCCGGCAGCCCGAAGGGCTCGACTGCCAGTTCCACACCGCACGCCGCGAGCGACAGCTCGACCAAGCGCGCCGACCGGCCGGCCAACCCGACCGCCAAAACCGAGTCCGCCCAGGGCACGGCAGCGGATCACTCGAGCCATCACACGCCGAATCCCGTTGCCGCGAAACCCAAACCAGCCACGACTTCGGCAGCCACCCCGAGCGCGCCGAAGACGAGCCACGCCAGCCCCGTCGCCGCGCAAACCACCGCCACCAGCACGACCGTTGCCGCCGCGGCACTTCCCTCGACCGTGACCCCGGCGGCACCGACAGCCGTACCGGCCCCGCCGAACAATCCGGCCGCGTGGTTCCAGGCGCTGATCTACAACCCGCTGCGCACCGGCCTCGAAGGCTGGATCAACAGTCCACTCGGGCAGGGCGTGGACGGTGTCATCAACCGACTGGCCGGCACCTACGTGATCGGCAACGGCCGCACCGGCACCGTCGGCGCGCCGAACGGCACTGCCGGCGGCTGGCTGGTCGGTGACGGCGGAGCGGGCTGGGACAGCACCCAGGCCGGGATTTCAGGAGGCAACGGCGGCGCGGCGGGACTGCTCGGCAATGGCGGACGGGGCGGAGCGGGCGGCGCAGGCTCCTCTGGCGGAAACGGTGGCGCGGGCGGCCTTCTGATGGGTATCGGCGGACGAGGGGGCGATGGCGGTGCGCAGGCCGGCGGGACGGGCGGGTTCGGCGGCAAGGGCGGAAACGGTGCCGGTCTGCTGTTCGGCGCCGGCGGCGGCGGTGGCCAAGGGGGCGACGGCGCCGACGGTGGCCGCGGCGGGAACGGCGGCAACGGCACCTTCGTTCTGGGCATCGGCGGTACCGGCGGAGACGCCGGAAACAGCGGCGTCGGTGGCGGTTCCACCGGCCTGCCGGCGCTCGGTGGCGCGGGCGGCACCGCGGGCCTGCTGGGCAACCACGGTGCGGTCGGCACGTCCGGTACGGGTGCGGTGCTCATCCAGGCCGGCGCGAACAGCTCCATGCTGTCGGTCACGCCGACCGGCGTCTGGCTGACCAACAGCGACGGGCAGGTCGTGCTGTTGCACGGCTTCAACGAGGTGTACAAGCTGGCGCCGTACGAACCGTCGGCCAGCGGATTCAGCGCGGACGACGCCGCATTCCTGGCAGCCAACGGCTTCAACGTGGTGCGGCTGGGTGTCATCTGGGCCGGCGTCGAGCCCGAGCCCGGCGTGTACGACGCCGCGTACGTCACGTCGATCCAGCAGACCGTCCAGATGCTCGCCGCACACGGCATCTACACGATCATCGACATGCACCAGGACCTGTACAGCGCATCACTTGGCGGCGAGGGCGCCCCGGAGTGGGCCACGCAGACCGGTGGACGGCCCAACCAGGGCTTCGGTTTCCCCGGCAGTTACTACCTGAACCCCGCCGAAACCACGGCGTGGGACAGTTTCTGGAACAACTCGAACGCCGCCAACGGAAACGGGCTCGAGGACAACTACGCGAAGGCCTGGGAAACAGTCGCCGCCGCGGTCGCCGGCAACAACAGCGTCATCGGCTACGACATCATGAACGAGCCCTTCCCGGGCACCTCGTGGTTGCCGACGCTGCTGGGCAGCCCGTTCTACGCGGACCAACAGCTGACGCCGATGTACAACCAGGTGGCCGCGGCCATCCGGGCCGTGGATCCGAACACCGCACTGTTTGTCGAACCGGCCAACCCCGCGGTTTCCGAAATACCCGCGATCCTCGGCGCGCCAGTCCAGCTGGGCACCATCAACGACGCGAATGTGGTTCTGGCATTTCATGATTACTGCGCCGGGTCGGCCACCAGCAGCATCTGCGGCTGGCTGGCGAATCAGCAGGCCAGCACCGCGAACGCCTATGGCAAGGCCAACAACATGCCGGTGTTCATGGACGAGTTCGGCGCCTCCAACGCGCCATCGGACCTACAGGCCGAAATGAGCGCTGCCGCAGGGTATTTGATGAGCTGGTCGGAGTGGGCCTACTCCGGGGTCGGTGACATCACCACCAGCGGCAGCACCAACGGTGAGTCGGTGGTCTACAACCCGGCCCTGCCACCGACGGGCAGCAACGTCAACACCACCAGCCTGCAGACCCTGGCCGCACCGTATCCGCAGGCGGTCTCCGGCACCCCGCTCGGCTTCTCAAATACCAACGGGGCCTTCACCTTCAGCTACTCGACGGCCAAGGCGGACACGTCGGGCAACTTCGCGGTCGGCGCACAGAGCACCATTTCGGTGCCGGCCGTCGCATACCCGAACGGGTACACGGTGGCCGTCACCGGCGGCCACGTGGTCTCACCCGCCAACGCACCGACACTGGTGATCGCATCGGACACCGACACGGGCGTCATTCAGGTCGTGGTGACCGCCGCGCCCTAG
- a CDS encoding pyridoxal phosphate-dependent aminotransferase, whose product MVARLRPYASTIFAEMSALAARVGAVNLGQGFPDEDGPAPMLAVAQQAIADGVNQYPPGPGIPELRQAIAAQRKRHYGIDYDPDTEVLVTVGGTEAIAAAVIGLVEPGSEVLIIAPFYDSYSPVIAMAGCHRVVVPLAPDNHSFAIDIDRLRAAITPRTRALILNSPHNPTGMVASHDELTAIAALAIEHDLVVITDEVYEQLTFDGHQHRPLAGYPGMAERTVTISSAAKMFNCTGWKIGWACGPADLIAGVRAAKQYLTYVGGAPFQPAVAHALDHEDAWVDALRTAYRGKRDRLAGALTEIGFDVHDSFGTYFLCADPRPLGYDDSTAFCAGLPERVGVAAIPMSAFLDLNAPDATASNGWNHLVRFAFCKRDDTLDEAISRLRTL is encoded by the coding sequence ATGGTCGCCCGCCTGCGGCCCTACGCCTCCACGATCTTCGCCGAGATGTCGGCGCTGGCCGCGCGCGTCGGCGCAGTCAATCTCGGCCAGGGTTTTCCCGACGAAGACGGCCCGGCGCCGATGCTCGCAGTGGCGCAACAGGCCATCGCGGATGGCGTCAACCAATACCCGCCCGGCCCGGGCATACCCGAGCTGCGCCAGGCCATCGCCGCCCAGCGCAAGCGGCACTACGGCATCGACTACGACCCGGACACCGAAGTGCTGGTCACGGTCGGCGGTACCGAAGCCATCGCCGCGGCGGTGATCGGGCTGGTCGAGCCGGGCAGCGAGGTACTGATCATCGCACCGTTCTACGACTCCTACTCCCCGGTGATCGCGATGGCCGGCTGCCACCGGGTCGTCGTCCCGCTCGCGCCGGACAACCACAGTTTCGCCATCGACATCGACCGGCTCCGCGCCGCGATCACGCCGCGGACCCGCGCCCTGATCCTCAACTCACCGCACAACCCGACAGGCATGGTCGCCAGCCACGACGAGCTGACGGCCATCGCGGCGCTCGCCATCGAGCATGACCTGGTGGTGATCACCGACGAGGTCTACGAGCAGCTGACGTTCGACGGCCATCAGCACCGGCCGCTCGCCGGCTATCCCGGCATGGCCGAGCGCACCGTCACCATCTCCAGCGCCGCGAAGATGTTCAACTGCACCGGGTGGAAAATCGGGTGGGCCTGCGGACCCGCCGACCTGATCGCCGGAGTCCGCGCCGCCAAGCAATACCTGACGTATGTCGGCGGCGCGCCGTTCCAGCCCGCCGTCGCGCACGCACTCGACCACGAGGACGCCTGGGTCGATGCACTGCGCACGGCGTACCGCGGCAAGCGGGACCGGCTGGCCGGTGCCCTGACCGAGATCGGCTTCGATGTGCACGACAGCTTCGGCACCTACTTCCTGTGCGCCGACCCCCGGCCCCTGGGGTACGACGACAGCACCGCGTTCTGCGCGGGGCTGCCCGAGCGGGTCGGCGTCGCGGCCATTCCCATGTCGGCGTTCCTGGACTTGAACGCCCCCGATGCCACAGCTTCCAACGGTTGGAATCACTTGGTGCGCTTCGCCTTCTGCAAACGCGACGACACCCTGGACGAGGCGATCAGCCGGCTCCGCACCCTGTGA
- a CDS encoding MspA family porin, with the protein MNPIRALFRRVAVVAVCVVVTAPLTPPASASPDADPAAAPDATPPGDGKVASGAPATVNTPDGWTLTLGARDESQVPVAPLTSAVSSREYLASGIFAASLVGPEEPHGLLEVGYEIGCGIDMSTSNGVTMAGSTGVTTSVGLSGPLGAVPAAILPVISTPVNGVITVGLKPGFVIVVPVNKKEFKGANPWVMISDFHVKIDGCVGQSFIRSYATLTRQTDQSDVVLSYVGPTTTV; encoded by the coding sequence GTGAACCCGATTCGGGCACTTTTCCGCCGTGTTGCGGTAGTCGCTGTCTGCGTTGTGGTCACCGCGCCGCTGACCCCGCCGGCAAGCGCCAGTCCCGACGCCGACCCGGCTGCCGCCCCCGACGCCACCCCACCGGGAGACGGGAAGGTCGCCTCGGGCGCTCCAGCCACCGTCAACACGCCCGACGGCTGGACCTTGACGCTCGGCGCCAGGGACGAGTCCCAGGTGCCGGTGGCGCCGCTGACGTCAGCGGTATCGTCACGCGAATATCTCGCCAGCGGCATCTTCGCCGCATCGCTGGTCGGGCCCGAGGAGCCGCACGGACTGCTCGAAGTCGGTTATGAGATCGGTTGCGGCATCGACATGAGCACCTCGAACGGCGTAACGATGGCCGGTAGTACCGGCGTGACGACGTCGGTCGGGCTGTCCGGGCCGCTTGGTGCCGTGCCGGCCGCGATCCTGCCGGTGATCTCCACGCCGGTCAACGGCGTGATCACCGTCGGGCTCAAACCCGGCTTCGTGATCGTGGTCCCGGTCAACAAGAAGGAATTCAAAGGCGCCAACCCCTGGGTGATGATCAGCGACTTTCACGTCAAGATCGATGGGTGCGTGGGCCAGTCCTTCATCCGCTCGTATGCGACGCTGACGCGGCAGACCGATCAATCTGACGTGGTGCTGTCCTACGTGGGCCCAACGACCACCGTCTAG
- a CDS encoding SRPBCC family protein: protein MAVMASRELVIDASPEAIMDALADMDEASQWRSLHRQLQVLDRYPDGRPHHVKATVKIMGITDKELLEYHWGDDWMVWDAADTFQQRGQHAEYKLTREGDRTRVRFDIIVDLVAPIPEFLLRRARKLVLDAAVDRLRARVTRLYG, encoded by the coding sequence ATGGCAGTTATGGCGTCCCGAGAGCTGGTGATCGACGCCTCGCCCGAAGCCATCATGGATGCGCTGGCCGATATGGACGAGGCGTCGCAATGGCGCAGCTTGCACCGGCAATTGCAGGTACTGGATCGATATCCCGACGGTCGTCCACACCACGTCAAAGCCACCGTGAAGATCATGGGCATCACCGACAAGGAACTCCTGGAGTACCACTGGGGTGATGACTGGATGGTGTGGGACGCGGCCGATACCTTCCAACAGCGTGGCCAACATGCCGAATACAAATTGACTCGTGAGGGCGATCGGACCCGGGTGCGGTTCGACATCATAGTGGACCTGGTTGCCCCCATTCCCGAGTTCCTCTTGCGCCGGGCCCGCAAACTGGTGCTCGATGCTGCGGTTGACCGGCTGCGGGCCCGGGTGACTCGTCTCTACGGCTAG
- a CDS encoding CaiB/BaiF CoA transferase family protein gives MTNAGPLAGVKVIELGGIGPGPHAAMMLADLGADVVRVRRPGGLTMPAENVDLLHRGKRIVDLDVKSDPDALLALAAKADVLLDCFRPGTCERLGIGPADCEAVNPRLIFARITGWGQDGPLAQTAGHDINYLSQTGALSAIGYRDRPPVAPLNLVADFGGGSMLVLIGIVTALYEREQSGRGQVVDAAMVDGVSMLAQMMWTMKSTGVMKDQRESFLLDGGAPYYRVYETSDGGYMAVGSIEPQFFAQLLVGLGLDPAEVPNQFDLARYDEMRDIFAARFASRTRAEWTATFAGSDACVTPVLTWTEAAAGDHLRARSTIVTVDGVDQAAPAPRFSRTPSGPVGAPPQQTTPIAEVGW, from the coding sequence ATGACGAATGCGGGGCCACTGGCCGGAGTCAAGGTGATCGAGCTCGGCGGGATCGGCCCCGGGCCGCACGCCGCCATGATGCTGGCCGACCTCGGCGCCGACGTGGTGCGGGTCCGTCGTCCTGGTGGGCTGACCATGCCGGCCGAGAATGTCGACCTACTGCACCGCGGCAAGCGGATTGTCGACCTGGACGTCAAGTCAGACCCGGACGCGCTGCTCGCACTGGCCGCGAAAGCCGATGTGCTGCTTGACTGTTTCCGTCCCGGCACCTGCGAGCGCCTCGGGATCGGTCCGGCCGACTGTGAGGCCGTCAACCCCCGCCTGATCTTCGCCCGGATCACCGGCTGGGGGCAGGACGGGCCGTTGGCCCAGACGGCGGGCCACGACATCAACTACCTGTCGCAGACCGGCGCGCTGTCGGCCATCGGCTACCGCGACCGGCCACCGGTGGCACCCCTGAATCTGGTCGCCGACTTCGGTGGCGGTTCCATGCTGGTGCTCATCGGCATCGTGACGGCGCTGTACGAACGCGAACAGTCCGGCCGCGGCCAGGTGGTCGACGCGGCGATGGTCGACGGCGTCAGCATGCTGGCCCAGATGATGTGGACCATGAAGTCCACCGGCGTGATGAAGGACCAGCGCGAGTCGTTCCTCCTGGACGGCGGCGCCCCGTACTACCGCGTCTACGAGACCTCCGACGGCGGCTACATGGCGGTCGGCTCGATCGAGCCGCAATTCTTCGCTCAGCTACTTGTCGGCCTCGGTCTGGATCCGGCCGAGGTGCCCAACCAATTCGACCTCGCACGGTACGACGAGATGCGCGACATCTTTGCTGCCCGCTTCGCGAGCCGGACCCGTGCCGAGTGGACCGCGACGTTTGCTGGGAGCGACGCCTGCGTCACTCCCGTGCTCACCTGGACCGAGGCGGCGGCCGGCGACCACCTGCGGGCCAGGTCGACGATCGTCACCGTCGACGGTGTCGACCAGGCTGCCCCGGCGCCGCGGTTTTCCCGGACCCCGTCGGGTCCCGTCGGTGCCCCGCCGCAGCAGACCACACCGATCGCGGAAGTCGGTTGGTAA
- a CDS encoding pyridoxamine 5'-phosphate oxidase family protein, protein MSTEPNNHYHHLAFGPDALERQQRNGSYQAYGRHTERTDDGPQHLDDRELLMIRRADQFCLATVTPNGWPYLQYRSGPAGFVRYLPESGRLRFIDLPGNNQFVTLGNLAADDRLAMFFVDYPRRTRLKVFGRGTVIEDGLQREIEIAVEAFDWNCSRSIIPRFDREYLRELGAAYQAKFDGREAELRAEIDALKARVAELEAQPPAKASRNRSET, encoded by the coding sequence GTGTCCACCGAGCCGAACAACCACTATCACCACCTGGCATTCGGCCCCGATGCCCTGGAGCGTCAGCAGCGCAACGGCAGCTATCAAGCGTATGGACGGCACACCGAGCGCACGGACGACGGCCCACAGCATCTCGATGACCGCGAGCTGCTGATGATCCGGCGCGCGGATCAGTTCTGCCTGGCCACGGTCACCCCCAACGGTTGGCCGTACCTCCAATACCGCAGTGGCCCAGCCGGATTCGTCCGGTACCTGCCCGAGAGCGGCCGGCTGCGGTTCATCGACCTACCGGGCAACAACCAGTTCGTCACTCTGGGCAATCTGGCTGCCGACGACCGGCTGGCGATGTTCTTCGTCGACTACCCGCGACGCACCCGGCTCAAGGTATTCGGCCGCGGGACGGTGATCGAGGACGGGCTGCAGCGCGAGATCGAGATTGCCGTCGAGGCCTTCGACTGGAACTGCTCGCGCTCCATCATCCCGCGCTTCGATCGCGAGTACCTGCGCGAGCTGGGTGCGGCCTATCAAGCCAAGTTCGACGGGCGCGAAGCCGAGCTGCGGGCCGAGATCGACGCGCTCAAGGCACGGGTGGCGGAGTTGGAGGCTCAGCCTCCCGCCAAGGCCTCCCGGAACCGTTCCGAGACGTAG
- a CDS encoding MspA family porin: MSNRIAMLAALCVVLPVGTAPLALADPPAEPVVQTAGDPGPPPPGVGAVPSGPAGVLDTPDGWHLQVIGTNETQLPVAPLTTAITSREYWVAGTFTGSITGGGKTKLTGGTLEAGEQIGCGIINDEEEINPGASFTPGIGLTGPTWQAGLSLQGKIYLKPGTVTTVAIDKKSFKGTSTRISITGVRIKTDQCAGQSFIRSYATLTSSTDNTDDVITYLGVTKSV; encoded by the coding sequence ATGTCGAACCGTATTGCCATGTTGGCAGCCCTTTGCGTGGTGCTACCGGTCGGCACCGCGCCGTTGGCCTTGGCCGACCCGCCGGCCGAACCCGTCGTGCAGACCGCCGGTGACCCCGGCCCGCCGCCCCCCGGGGTGGGCGCCGTTCCGTCCGGTCCGGCCGGTGTCCTGGACACCCCCGACGGCTGGCACCTGCAGGTCATCGGCACCAACGAGACCCAGCTTCCGGTCGCCCCGCTGACCACCGCCATCACCTCGCGTGAGTACTGGGTGGCGGGCACCTTCACCGGCTCCATCACCGGCGGCGGCAAGACCAAGCTCACCGGCGGCACGTTGGAAGCCGGCGAGCAGATCGGCTGCGGCATCATCAACGATGAAGAAGAGATCAACCCCGGTGCGTCCTTCACCCCGGGTATCGGTCTGACCGGCCCGACGTGGCAGGCCGGTCTGAGCTTGCAGGGCAAGATTTACCTCAAGCCCGGCACCGTGACGACCGTGGCGATCGACAAGAAGTCCTTCAAGGGCACCTCGACCCGCATCAGCATCACCGGTGTGCGGATCAAGACCGACCAGTGCGCCGGCCAGTCCTTCATCCGCTCGTACGCCACGCTGACGAGCTCCACGGACAACACCGACGACGTGATCACCTACCTGGGCGTCACCAAGTCCGTCTAA
- a CDS encoding DUF2834 domain-containing protein yields MVSLIVHALLGLITIAFIVKLNPAVFRKPAGGPAFSALEAAYYVIGIASIALGYYFNTKFVMAYQPPDGNPITGPGSWSDYIRLMFVNPAASSAGQDYTIINVILLPLFSIADGLRRGIRQPWLFFVSSLFTSCAFALAFYFAVIARQQRHQGAADNIRSSATIPG; encoded by the coding sequence ATGGTCTCGCTCATCGTCCACGCCCTGCTCGGACTGATCACCATCGCGTTCATCGTCAAGCTCAATCCGGCCGTCTTCCGCAAGCCCGCCGGCGGGCCCGCGTTCTCGGCGCTCGAAGCGGCCTACTACGTGATCGGCATCGCCTCGATAGCGCTCGGCTACTACTTCAACACCAAGTTCGTCATGGCTTACCAACCGCCCGATGGCAATCCGATCACTGGGCCGGGCAGCTGGTCGGACTACATCCGCCTGATGTTCGTCAACCCCGCGGCGTCCTCGGCCGGCCAGGACTACACCATCATCAACGTCATCCTGCTGCCGTTGTTCAGCATTGCCGACGGCCTGCGGCGCGGCATCCGGCAGCCCTGGCTGTTCTTCGTCAGCAGCCTGTTCACCAGTTGCGCCTTCGCGCTGGCGTTCTACTTCGCCGTCATCGCGCGGCAGCAGCGGCATCAGGGCGCGGCCGACAACATCAGGAGTTCTGCGACAATCCCGGGGTGA
- a CDS encoding sensor domain-containing protein, with protein MKRHAFGVAVLCLTLAACGGNNGTPKPATPSVVAESSIDNLLLTPDELNKTMGTTGMVGRPPNDGMDDNHNLLPNLNCLGVWQIAESAIYSKDGKDAKSGQDWTAVRRQTLRVPDTDQWDYLAAQSVVYFPTSQSARDLFNRSAERWAKCTNHHVNIRLNDKPLPKWLSGDLERTDTKLAMPITRGTGPETRWCQHVLQLVSNLIIDVEACTPKAPVTAAADIATKIQAGVH; from the coding sequence GTGAAGCGACACGCTTTCGGCGTCGCCGTGCTGTGCCTGACGCTGGCCGCCTGCGGCGGCAATAACGGCACACCGAAGCCCGCCACCCCGTCTGTGGTTGCCGAGTCCAGCATCGACAACCTGCTGCTGACCCCGGACGAGCTGAACAAGACGATGGGTACCACCGGCATGGTGGGGCGTCCGCCGAATGACGGCATGGACGACAACCACAACCTGCTGCCGAACCTGAACTGCCTCGGTGTCTGGCAGATCGCCGAGTCCGCCATCTACTCGAAGGACGGTAAGGACGCCAAGAGCGGCCAAGACTGGACGGCCGTGCGGCGTCAGACGCTGCGGGTCCCCGACACCGATCAGTGGGACTACCTGGCCGCACAGTCGGTCGTTTACTTCCCGACGTCCCAGTCGGCTCGCGACCTCTTCAACCGGTCGGCTGAGCGGTGGGCCAAGTGCACCAACCATCACGTCAACATCCGGCTCAACGACAAGCCGCTGCCGAAGTGGCTGTCCGGCGACTTGGAGCGCACCGACACCAAGCTGGCGATGCCGATCACCCGGGGCACCGGGCCCGAAACCCGTTGGTGCCAACATGTTTTGCAGCTGGTCTCGAACCTGATCATCGACGTCGAGGCATGCACCCCCAAGGCGCCGGTGACGGCGGCCGCTGACATCGCCACGAAGATCCAGGCCGGCGTTCACTAA
- a CDS encoding MspA family porin — protein sequence MLKRSAVMAAACMLLPAIAAPAAMADPDGPPVDTGVVASDDPATVTSPDGWVLTVKADNETELPIAPLTTAVSSREYLVGGTFSGTVTGGGKTKLTGGTLEAGYQIGCGIELGQIRLIGQAGVTTGSANLFTGAIPTSVTFPLSGTLEIHPKPGTVTQVPVDKKTFKSAPVRVTLKDTHIKVDGCVGQSFLRSYAVLTSSTTDTDDIVAYYGITKSV from the coding sequence ATGTTGAAACGTTCCGCTGTAATGGCCGCAGCGTGCATGCTGCTGCCGGCAATCGCTGCGCCGGCCGCCATGGCCGACCCCGACGGCCCGCCGGTGGACACCGGCGTCGTCGCCTCCGACGATCCGGCCACCGTCACCTCGCCCGACGGCTGGGTCCTGACCGTCAAGGCCGACAATGAGACCGAACTGCCGATCGCGCCGCTCACCACCGCCGTGTCCTCCCGCGAATACCTCGTCGGCGGCACCTTCTCCGGCACCGTCACCGGTGGCGGCAAGACCAAGCTCACCGGCGGCACGCTGGAGGCCGGCTACCAGATCGGCTGCGGCATCGAGCTCGGCCAGATCCGTCTGATCGGCCAGGCCGGTGTCACCACCGGTAGCGCCAACCTGTTCACCGGCGCCATCCCGACCAGCGTCACCTTCCCGCTGTCGGGCACCCTGGAAATCCACCCGAAGCCGGGCACGGTGACCCAGGTGCCGGTCGACAAGAAGACCTTCAAGTCGGCGCCGGTGCGCGTCACCCTGAAGGACACCCACATCAAGGTTGACGGCTGTGTCGGCCAGTCGTTCCTGCGGTCCTACGCGGTGCTCACCAGCTCCACCACCGACACCGACGACATCGTGGCGTACTACGGCATCACCAAGTCGGTCTAA
- a CDS encoding SRPBCC family protein yields the protein MAVSASHEVTIEATPEEIMDVIADLAQTPVWSPQYTKAEVLDTYENGRPKQAKMTIKAAGMADDQILEYTWTDLTGSWVLIRSSSLKKQEARYTLTPAGDKTKVKFEITVDPVVPIPGFLLKRSVSGGAETATEGLKKFMAKNKKG from the coding sequence ATGGCAGTCAGCGCGTCGCACGAAGTGACCATCGAGGCAACCCCTGAAGAGATCATGGACGTCATCGCAGACCTTGCGCAGACACCCGTGTGGTCACCGCAGTACACCAAGGCCGAGGTCCTCGACACCTACGAAAACGGTCGGCCGAAGCAGGCCAAGATGACCATCAAGGCGGCCGGCATGGCCGACGATCAGATCCTCGAGTACACCTGGACCGACCTGACGGGCAGCTGGGTGCTGATCCGCTCGTCGTCGCTCAAGAAGCAGGAAGCGCGTTACACACTGACCCCGGCCGGCGACAAGACCAAGGTGAAGTTCGAGATCACCGTCGACCCGGTGGTGCCGATCCCGGGCTTCCTGCTGAAGCGCAGCGTCAGCGGTGGCGCCGAGACGGCCACCGAGGGGCTGAAAAAGTTCATGGCCAAGAACAAGAAGGGCTGA
- a CDS encoding TetR/AcrR family transcriptional regulator gives MPRPPQTVRSERTREALQQAALVRFLAQGVEGTTAEEIAADAGVSLRTFYRHFTSKHELLFADYDAGLHWFRTALAGRPADEPVLVAVQAAIFAFPYDFGAVTKIAALREQELDAERIVSHIRQVEADFADAIAEHLARCGGSDDRLRIAVTSRTIAAAVFGAMEVWMLGAERSLADLARMCHQALDQLAAGAV, from the coding sequence ATGCCTCGGCCCCCGCAGACCGTTCGTAGTGAGCGCACGCGTGAGGCGTTGCAGCAGGCGGCGTTGGTCCGCTTTCTCGCGCAGGGCGTGGAGGGCACCACGGCCGAGGAGATCGCCGCGGATGCGGGGGTGTCGCTGCGCACGTTCTACCGGCATTTCACGTCCAAACACGAGCTGCTGTTCGCCGACTACGACGCGGGCCTGCACTGGTTCCGCACCGCGCTGGCCGGACGGCCTGCCGACGAACCGGTGCTGGTAGCGGTGCAGGCCGCAATCTTTGCTTTCCCGTATGACTTTGGCGCCGTCACCAAGATCGCCGCGCTCCGGGAACAGGAACTCGACGCCGAGCGGATCGTCAGCCACATCCGGCAGGTTGAGGCGGACTTCGCCGATGCCATCGCCGAGCACCTGGCGCGGTGCGGCGGATCGGATGACCGGCTGCGCATCGCGGTGACCTCGCGGACCATCGCCGCCGCGGTGTTCGGCGCGATGGAGGTGTGGATGCTGGGCGCGGAACGGTCGCTGGCTGATCTGGCGCGCATGTGCCACCAGGCGCTGGATCAGCTCGCCGCCGGGGCGGTCTGA